Below is a window of Pelobates fuscus isolate aPelFus1 chromosome 13, aPelFus1.pri, whole genome shotgun sequence DNA.
CTTTTGTCGCCCTTCGGTTGAGTTTATTTTTAATACTGCTGAAATAATCCTAATATAAGACAAGATGATgcagaaaaaggcaaaaaacagaAGAAATGAGTTCATGGTAAAGTCCACATTGACATTCAGTGAGGGGTCAGAACAGGACAAGTTCATCAGCGGAGTGAAGTCACAGAAGATATGCTCTATCTTGTTAGAACCACAGAAGGAAAGCTGGGAAAGCAAGAGGATCTGTGTCAAAGGACCAAAGAAACCTAGAACCCAGCAGCATCCGATTAGCTGGAAACAGCATGAAGCTGTCATTATGGATGCATATCTCAAGGGATTGCATATGGCCATATAACGGTCGTAGGCCATTGCTGTGAGAAGATAGGTCTCAGTGATACCAAAAACATGCAGGAAATAGACCTGTAAAATGCAGGCAACATAGGAGATGGTTTTCTGATTTAACAAACCAGCGAGCATTTTAGGAATGGTGACTGTTGTGTACCAGATTTCCAGGAAAGAAAGAATAGCAACAAAGAGATAGAGAGGAACATGAAAATGATGATGCGTGCAAATAATAGTGATTATTGCAAGGTTACTACTGACTGTGAAGATGTAGATGATGACAAGCGGCACAAAGAGAAGGCCTTGCATTCCATTGAGATCCGGAAATCCTGCAATGATAAACTGAGTAACAAGAGCCTGGTTTGTGCTGTTCATCTCTGCTATAAAATATACTGATTTCAAATTACCTGTAGAAAACCCAAACAGGCAGAATCTAAGGCTAGGACATAGTAATAGTGTGTTCAATGCTCTATACATCGATTAATTCACTTAATACAATCTAACAAAACTAACATTCCAATTCAAGGCAAAACACTGTCTGATGTCACTAATGTATCAGCCTATATGCAATTACTCTCCTTACAATAAATCATGTCAAAATCTAAagatttttttatgtgtattCACTTCCACCGTACTGTAAAGCAAATTTCCGATATATAATCCAGGCCTTGCCATTAGAATTCGAAAATATGAATCACACACTAACATCTACAAAACATAACAACTGCAAaacacaaaaaggaaaataaGTTACAAATATACAATAAACTATTTTTCCATGTAAAATATTGTCACTTGTTCCTTTAGATTAACCGTgtgctgttgaattctcaccaattAATGTAGCTTGATGTGTTTTCTGTACGAACATTTCTAACATTTCAGCggggaatgtgctatattttgaTGATATGTGAAGGCACCGGCCTGTGTTCTCCTAGATCAGTAAGGGTTTACTAAGGTTACTGATTAGTATTTTCCCATAGACTTCAAAGTCAATCATTATTCAGCTTAGACAATGCATCCCTAAAGCTACACGTcttatgtttcaaataaatgacaGGCTAAGATTTTGAAAACGAAAGTGCTGGGTATTCAAGGAATTTACGTACTTTTCTTTAATAAAAAGAAAGGTGCATATTCAGGTTTCTTACCCATAAAGCAGTGTTATTCATAACTTACGCTCTTGAAATCCACGAATTAACCTTCACGTAGAATATTAAGGAACAATTCTCTCATATAAAGCATTCATAGGAAAAGAGAGTTAATATAGAGGTgtcatatttttgtatttttttgttctgtAACAATGTTTCCAATTAGAATTTTAATTAAGGAAAGCATGTAACAAAGTATGGAGTCCGCTTGATAGGCCACTCAAACAAGGAGGATAGATTCTGAAAATGTGTACAATTTTCTGGGAAAAAATAATTTAGACATATGGCACactttgatttaaaataaaatattttctacctttaaatatatatatatataatactcaaAATGTGAAGAGATACAATGACGGATTGATTTGAAGCAGAGACTCCCAAAGAAAGCATTAAAGAGCTCAGTGTTTCATGTCTATATATACCTGATAGAAATAACAGTGATAATAGAATCACTATAACTAAACACACCCTCGGCGGCTCCCAAGGGACCATAGCATGTTAATGTACTGATCAGATCTGCAGGATATCGTTAACACGCTACTTCCCAGTGCAGACACACAATAAACATACATCTCCTGGAGGATTCATGAAAGATTTTATCATTTTTACAGAAATTATTGACAGGTGAAAGcagcactccaagcactataaccacttcagcttgcagtagtgtatttattatattaagcTCATATTGGATACCTGGAAACAACTGAacctacagtgccttgcaaaataattcacccccttgactttttacctattttgttaccttacagccttaagttcaatgttttattaaaggaccactctagtgccaggaaaacatactcgttttcctggcactagagtgccctgagggtgcccccaccctcagggaccccctcctgcccggctctggaaaggggaaaggggtaaaaccttacctttttccagcggtgggcggagagctctcctcctccgatcctcctcttctcctccccgtcggctgaatgcgcacgcgcggcaagagctgcgcgcgcattcagccggtcacataggaaagcattcataatgctttcctatggacgcttgcgtgctctcactgtgattttcacagtgagaatcacgcaagcgcctctagcggctgtcagtgagacagtcactagaggaaataggggaaggcttaacccattcacaaacatagcagtttctctgaaactgctatgtttatgaaaaaatgggttaaccctagaaggacctggcacccagaccacttcattaagctgaagtggtctgggtgcctagagtggtcctttaatctgaattttatgtgatggatcagaacacaataggctaagttggtgaagtgaattgagaaaaatatatacataaaactattttttagaaatagaaaacataaaatgtgcatgtgcgtatgtattcaccccctttgttatgaagcccataaaaagctctggtgcaaccaattgccttcagaagtcacataattagtgaaatgatgtccacctgtgtgcaatctaagtgtcacatgatctgtcattacatatacacacctttttttgaaaggccccagaggctgcaacacctaaaaggcaccactaaccaaacactgccatgaagaccaaggaactctcaaAACAAGTAAGGgccaatgttgttgagaagtacaagtcagggttaggttataaaaaaatatcctctATACACATAGGTGTCACATTGCCCACGACTCCTTGATCATGGAGCCATCTACCCAGGATCAGAATCTGCAAGCCATGATTAATGTGGCAGTGGCCGCCTCCGTGGAAAAGGCCCTCAAGCTCAACCGGAATGGGGCACTAGGCCGACCTCCCAGATgacagacgactcggctgagtcgaACTCTCCTAGTAAAGAAGGGGCAAGTGCGCAGGGGTGCTATTGGAAgagtgaaggccctgaaccacgctcccagAAAGGCAGCGTTGTCGGCCTCACCGGCCAAGTGCCACCACTTGTCAGGCACGGCGAGGGGGCCTCTATACCCCCCTTCTATGGCCGTCCTGGATGAATGGCGGGCGGACCAGTCCCTCTCGGATGAGGAAGTTGATTGGGACGAGAACCTTGGGGACGACCCTAAGTGACACCATGAGGCGGAGGGCGCCTCCACGCCTAGGGTGGCGGCTACGGCCATGGACGAATACACTTTCTTGGATGCCACGGGAGAACCCTCAGGTCCTCCGAATTGTTCCTACCCAATCACTTGGCACAATTCGTGCATTACTGGGTCTGCAGACCTCTGTATTGGGAGGTCTGCAGAAAACTCCGGGCTGAATGTCCCAGGCCTGTACTGCCGGATAAGGTCACAACGACCTTATTCGATTCCGTGGTTTCTACGTACATGACCCATACTGGTCGTGATCCCAAGAAAGGGGTTGAGCGCAGCCTGTAACAAAACCCTACCCTGTGCCTGGGAACATTTGCTATTACCGGCCTTTTAAGAGCTAGCCGGGAACATACACAGGAACAGAAACCTCGGattaaaaagatatatttttttattcagtaaAGGACATCAAGCTAACAACAAATTGAAGTTTCTTACCTCCTTTCGTGGGGATTTTTCTATAAAGCAGTTCGTGACTTTTAAAGCAATTGTGAGACCCAGACGGTATGGACACAGCATTCATCATACGAATTCAAACTACTGAACACTGGACCACCCTGCTACCTAATTATgttgtaatttacctccctgatcggcaAATCCAGTCTTCATGGGGAACACACGAATGCTTTGTTGAAGtcgccgccatttcgggacttttacacgtggccGCGGCCATCTGGACTCCCAAACagtggtgttttgccgttgagtgtctggaactaaaatcggacactcgagtaggcgaataccgctgagacctccatagtaCCAGAAATTCGTGCCAAAACTACTGAACGctctgccgttcggtagaaagactaagtaGCATATGAGGAGTCTGGCGAACGTCAAGATACTCACGGATAGCAAGCCTTTTGGCACTTTTTAACCCACGAacaaggaccgaccgcaaggccaaaacttatggaactgttttcggctactgtgcctgtgaggtcggtcaaaactttaaagttccataactcccgaacccgttAACCGAACgggatgatttttaaatatgttactcccccagattagggctatctggggatactggatttatgaatgtaccccagatattttgggtacatccaaaaccggggggaaaaatgtatctttgttaattatgttaacttGTTATTAtcttgtctcgttcttgaaaggggatttacAGCATAATCAcctggctcttttaagagctctaccTGACTCTTTACTTGGATCCAGTGAATGGGAATAAGCAACTCCACTACTACACAGCGACTTGCctggaaaaaggacgtctccaacggctgataccctcttacTAACTGTGTAGCCGTTACAATGGTGGCAGCGGCGGTGGTTACTGCAGCACGTGTGACGTCTGCCAACGAGTAGGGAAAAGAGGGGATCACCCTAAGGCTCGACTGTCACCCATGCCCGTGATCGAAGAGCCGTTTAGCAGTGTGGCAGTCGATCTAGTGGGGCCCCTACCCAACcacagtccatccggtaagaaatacattcttaccgtggtggactatgctacccgctacccggaagccgtcgctctgacgaatatccaggctgacactgtcgccaatGCCTtggtcgggatattcaccagagtgggatTCCCACAAGAAATACTGTCTGACAGAGGGActcagtttaccgcagacttaacccaacagttatggaaggtctgcggtattaAAACCCTTCTCAGCtcaccttaccacccccagtctaacggtctctgcgagcgctttaatggtaccctgaaaCATTTACTGCGGACCTTTACAGCCgagtacagagactgggagcgattcctgccacacctcttgtttgcatatcgagaggtgccgcaggagtCCATTGGGTTCTCTCCGTTTGAGCTGCTCTATGGATGGAGAGTTTGAGGCCCCCttgacctcatccgagagcactgggaaggagagatggAACATGAAGGACAGCATGGAGCAGTTAGCTCGGATGGCAcgagaccatctccatgcggcccagggtcgacagaaaggatggtatgatcggggcgcccaacagagaacattccaggtgggacagaaggtcctGGTGCTTAGACCAGttaaagggaataagctccagacctcctggcagggcccttacaaggtGGTGGCGCAAGTCtgtgacactacctatgtgattgccaGTAACAAGGATGAAAGGATTCGGAAATCCTTCCATGTAAATCTTTTGAAGGAATATCAAGAGAGGCCAGAGGATATTGCGGCCATATGTATTCCTGCTACAGAGGACCCGACAGTCTACCTATCCCAGATCTACTAGCGCGTCCAGGGCCCAATAGTTTGCTCAGTACTGTCCAACTAGGGGAGTGCTTAAATCCAGCCGAAAATCCAGATCAGACAGTTGTAAACCGAAAAAGGAttaacgttctcccaagaaccaggGTACACCACGCTAGCAACCCACTATGTAGAGACTGCAGGACAAACCCCTCTTAGACAGACCCCCTGAGGCAGTTAAGGAGGAAATGAGAAAAGAGATCCAGGAGATGCTTAGGCTAGGAGTCATAGAGCCATCAGACAGTACCTGGGCCTCGCCAGTCGttctagtgcccaaaaaggacggaaccacccggttctgtgtagactatagaCGCCTCAATGACCGTACAGTGACGGATGCATACCCGATGCCCCGAGTAGACTAAAtattagatcgcattgccaggggacgatatctgaccactattgatttgtgcaagggatactggcagatccccctggccaaggaggctatcccgaAGTTGGCATTCATCACCCCgtatgcaggggcatgttctatacaccaaaactgcttaattaagctaaagttgttaaggtgactatagtgtccctttaaggcacaaTGCACACCATTTAAGATACcctgggtgtctgctttatcaaatggaacccctttgtggggttatttgaacagtcccactgctataataccctaaaattaGATattggtgtggtggaatctcggtaaaaataaatttagtaggccgagattaccacgtggcatgtgtacgtgcatatgctgacgtatcgatcagttggttgcacgaggcaagatacgatcagtagtgtacggagcatgtgcaagaatacaggatgtagtattcccctcctccattgtgctggacaggccatgcggtcaagcaggaagttaattcttatttgtattgattggtcaagagaatgtgcgggtggagcttaatatgggaggagttatatgcctgtataaggagcctgcactattgtccggggctcagaacttgctgtattttggtgacattagtccctctgagtcccgatcggtgatccaataaagaatctcttccttcctgaagaaacctgtgtccatctctctgtgctttgcttccgtcagtttctccggtatcatttggtgcattggccgggaagctcatcgttcatcggtagctgagaggcagaggcgtgagacggtctatctttgcccacgttctctacggctgcacccctgaacttctgcgtggacctcccttcgtctcggcgccactggtctgttgtccaggagatcatcggcctctacgtaagaagtgctggggtgtccccgtcgatgagtgtgaactcaggttcaggaacgaggaggtaagacaactgctgttttagacggcagacccactaggggtataccgattgtgcggtaggtccaaaaggggtttaaatctgtgtatggaatctgccccctctgtcggagggaaggagcgaaggcgcaccgctcgatcgaacgctctttagtcagaccgtttgattttgttagtcaggcggggttctggtgtaaatagccctagccggacaccggtgtcttgtctagactagcgttctagggtgtatattttgttcgctaggtcggagggaccgggagactaagcggcgtctgtgtaaattcggttcgctagctctcaacctatcttggctaagtgggaaggcgtgtaaatttggaacccactagatttttgatagtaatcgactaagaggcgtctgtgtaaattcagtcctctagctcgctatatgtggtgcttgggcagtgtggctaaccaaaacggatgtagatagttttaggtagtccatcaaggtactggccaatagtttagttgggaattgtaaatgtgttaaagattgttagtaaagtgtatatcttgttagatagcgcgagctcagccgtctagcgagagtgttaatagtgtgttgctgtatcatagtgcacggtaccataaccctgtatatttactgacactgtatataagtactaatcactgtcgtccattgcatgtttaacaccataaccactaataattgtattgtgaccttaaattgtgctttgacctatgctaaccgtactgtaaccgctatttgtaaaagacgatgttactggggtgtgttatagacgggtaattcatatatagagaattatagcgtgggtgacggtatagttttgccaaagggcataatattgattatctagtgactggtgtaacagctgtgtgtgtacgggaattccctgagtgtttattgtgttattgtgtacgtttcacttggtaaccgtaccacgtggtgctgttgccagaggaaacgggtgtgactgttgaatagtacgcgtgcatagtattcgttgtcaacgacgttccattgataagtatgggcgcgtcggagtcaatgattccggatcccttaggttgtatggtaaagaattttaaaaagggattcaaaacatgtgattttggggttaaaatgtctcctgtacgtttggttactttgtgcactagggagtggcctactttggttgcggcatggccgccacgtggtagtttggatccaactctggtacagcgtgtacacgtggctgtagcaggtaggcctgaactttacgggcagtttccttatattgattgttggagacaggccgtaaatgactcgccaaaatggattcagacatgccacgaggagcaatgtcgcctcatggtggctaggacttgtttgtccactaggactggtgttaggcccattttagacacgccccctgagtccgagatccctttgccgcccccttacttccctacaggaagaggtaaggcgaatgcaggaagtcctgcaccccttccctcattgcccccatccacttccgcttcctactccagtacagaatccacccctcctcgtattaaacctccccttccggaaccagaaccaacccccgttagatctaaatatcctgatttggcgccacttcaaacttccggtcaagcttcttctagctcggctgggagtattctatttactaacttttcccaaaatcaagctcccacatacTCATgtcctatttccccccgactggaacctctaactgacgcccctccacgtagccccatactaacccgacaactgaccggtacccaacaattaaaacattatcagatgcctcttcgtctgaatcccgggtcagcctatatcgatgccgcaggtcaaatggcacatgctgacccagtcttcgtatatgtcccgttcacgactaccgatctcttaaattggaagacccacaactcctcgtacactgagaaaccacaagctatgaccgatctgttcacctcgatagttcagacacataacccgacatgggctgattgccagcagttattaatgactttgttcaataatgaggaaaggacaaggattaatcaagcggccattaaagcgctagaggatagagcccgtgctttgaatcaagccaatccagcagcatgggccgcaacacattatcctaacaccgatcccgactggaatgtaaatggtgctgatatggttcaactcagagcctatagagacgctataattgctggcatgaaagccggagggaagaaagccattaatatgtcgaagacagttgaggtgattcagaaaagtgatgaagcgcccagtgtcttttatgaccgattattggaggcataccgcttgtataccccctttaatccggaagacgcagataattcccgaatggtgaactccgcctttgtcagccaagcttacggagatattaagcgcaagctacagaagttagaagggtttgcaggaatgtctatcacccaactaatggaggtagcgaataaagtgtatatgaatagggaaacagaaagtaagaaagaggaagagcgcaagatgcgtagaaaggcagatatgttagcggtagcgatcgcaggcgtagatagacggggcccagatagaggcgatagtaagtggaatgaggaacctctgagtagaaatcagtgcgcatactgtagggaagaagggcattggagaaatgagtgtccgcgaagagaacagtatgagagagacagacctaggacaggttatggaaactttagaggcagagcgagaggtagaggaggccccggagggagcaatggtaatagagggagtaatgggaacagaggaagtgtaagggaagataggtactacccagcagcgcaaagatcccgcgatagagaaggtagggactttgtaggattggctgacacggtcatggaggactattgataccgaccgggctccatcccccttggtcgagcggagcctatggtcgatgtatcaatagggggaaaaaggagtgcgttcatgatcgacactggtgctgaacattcggtggtgactaatctagttgctcctccatctggaagaactattactgtaataggagcaactggaagaagtgctgaaaaaccggttcttaaaagtcgactctgtacattgggaggccacgtagtaaaacatcaattcctttatatgcctgaatgtccagtccaattgctgggacgtgatatgctatctaagttacaagcgcagattacgttcctaccaaatggaacaacatccttaaagtttaatggaccttcaggtattatgacattatccgtaccaaaggaagaagagtggcgactttatacagcgttgactatccaaaaccctaggagtgatgaatccttattcaacataccaggagtttgggcagagaacaacccaccaggactggcccgcaatattccacctattaaaatcgaactaaaactcggggtttatccagtgagcctaagacaatatcacatcccgcagaaggctaagaagaacatccaatcttatctggataagttcatacggtatggtatcctaaaattctgtacttccccctgcaacaccccattgctgcctgttcaaaagcccggtacagatgagtatcgacctgtgcaggacttgagagcagtcaatgatgcggttgttagtatacatccagttgtacccaatccatataacctgcttgctttaattccgggcggggctacttattttacagtcttagacctcaaagatgccttcttttgcctccgaattgccgcagaaagtcaatgtattttcgctttccaatgggaaaatgctgtaacgggctcaaaacgccacctggacaagactgccccaagggtttaaaaattcacctaccctatttggttcagctctaagtcaagatctactggatttcgagtccatcccaggagagtgtgtattgttacaatatgtagatgacttgttgatagcagcagttacaaaggaaatatgtcagcaagcaacgcacgatctactacacattctctggaaggcaggatacaaggtgtctagaaagaaggctcagttgtgtttgccaactgtcaaatatctgggattccatatctctgaaggtcaaagaattatggggccagagagaaaagaagctgtgtgccaaataccgatacccaagaatagaagacaagtgcgagaattcttgggggcagcaggcttctgtaggatatggattcccagctacgcgatactggcaaaacctctgtatgcagctatcaaaggtacagagcacgaccccttcttatggactcaagaacagcaaacggcatttgaagatgtgaagaaggctttgatgagtgccccagcattaggtctacctgatcacacacgtccattctacctgtatgtacatgagcaaagaagaatggctgtgggagtattgacacagtacttgggatcatggcaaagacctgttgcctacatgtctaagcaactggatgcagtggccagcggacttccaccttgtctaagagccgtagctgcagccgccctgctggtagctgaagccgataaactcactctgggtcaagaactttatgtacgagtcccacatgcagtacagacgttgttggattacaaaggaaatcattggtttagtaatagccgtatgaccaagtatcaagcaatgttgtgtgaaaacccaagagtgcatttagagactgtaaacaccttaaatcccgctacccttttgccacaacctactgaaagtcaacatgattgtttggaagtaatggatgaagtattttcaagtagaccagatcttcgtgattttcccatccagaaccccgatgttcaatattacaccgacggtagtagttatgtgaaagaagggatccgctatgcaggatatgcagtaacaacaatagacaaggtgatagaagctcggccactggcgaaaggaacatcagcacaaaaggcagaattgatagcactgacacgagcgttacaattggctgaaggtttaagagtgaacatctacacggactccaagtatgcg
It encodes the following:
- the LOC134582748 gene encoding olfactory receptor 6N2-like — translated: MNSTNQALVTQFIIAGFPDLNGMQGLLFVPLVIIYIFTVSSNLAIITIICTHHHFHVPLYLFVAILSFLEIWYTTVTIPKMLAGLLNQKTISYVACILQVYFLHVFGITETYLLTAMAYDRYMAICNPLRYASIMTASCCFQLIGCCWVLGFFGPLTQILLLSQLSFCGSNKIEHIFCDFTPLMNLSCSDPSLNVNVDFTMNSFLLFFAFFCIILSYIRIISAVLKINSTEGRQKAFSTCSAHLTVVMLFFGSVAFVYIRLTKHYPANYYQVMAVVYSVLTPMCNPIIYSLRNREIRELLSKKLTKSLCNKI